Within the Streptomyces sp. NBC_00353 genome, the region CCAGAGCGCGGTCTGAATACCGATCAGGTTGCCCTGCCGCTCGGCGGCCAGCACCGGCTTGCCATCGGCGTCACGTGGGGCGGCCGGTCGCAGAGGGCCGCGATACCACTCCTCGGCGCTCCGTTGTCCGGTCCGGTAGGTGCGCTCCTGGTCGCCCATGAACGCGGCAAACGGGAAGCTGGTCATCGCGCCGTGGTACCAGATGTCGTCGCCGGTCGTGTAATAGGCGATGCGGGTAGCGGGCACATGTACCGCGCCGAACGGGCTCACAGGGACATAGTCGCTGCTGCTCCCGGAGGGGCGGACGAACAGGGCGTCGAGGTAGTTTCCTTCCTTGCCCATTGCGTTCCATGTTTCGGTGACCTGAGCCAGCTGGGAATCCTTGGGCCGGTAGACCTTGTCGGTGTGCAGTGGTCCCCGAGTCGGATACGTCAGGTTGTAGGCGTAGGGCGAGCCGCCCTGGGAGCCGGTCGCACGCCAGGTGGGCCGGAACTCGAACGTGCCGTTCTGGGCACGCCCGTCGATGTCCGCGTAGAACTTCCGGACATCGCCGTCGGCCGTCAGTGAGCCGGAGATCTGCCAGGTGTCGTCCCACGTGCGGGAGTAGCTGAACGTGGTGGTGTCAACGTTCGCGGGCCGGTCGGTGTGCAGGCTCAGCCGATGGGCGCGACGGGCGTCGAGGACGACCGTCGTGTCCCGGGTGATCCGTAGCTGCGGCTGCGCGAGGTAACTGATCGACTCGGGCGCGCCGTCGAGGTCGTATGTCGCCACGAAGCTGCTGAGGGAGTAGTTACCAGGGCGGACGCTGTAGGTCTGGTCGGCCGCTCCGGAGTTGCTGCGGCGCTCTCCCTTGTCGGTGTCCAGGCTGACGAGGTCCACGGAGGAGGGGCCGGTCGCGGGCTTGCCGTTTCGGTCCAGCATCTTGACCCGGAGCGTGACCGTCTCCGGCTGGACGTAGAGCGTGATCGGCACGGTGACGTGCACGTCGCCGCCAGTGGCCAGGATCCGGCCGGTGACCGCACCGTACTGGGAGTCCTTCAGACGGGCAGTGGGGTCGATCTGCACCGGCACCTGGGCGGTGGCCCCCGCGGGGACCGTCACCTTGCGCTGCTCCGTCTTGATGATGCCGGAGCGGACTGTGCTGCCGTCGTTGCCGTGCACGCCGTTGACCTTCAAGCCCAGGGTGAGGTCCCTGGCGCCGGTGTTGGTAAAGGGCACCTTCACGGTGGTGCGGTCCGATGCGTCCTGCGGCCAGTTGTAGCTGCCCGCCTGGACGGCGGGTGCGGCGAGCACCTTCTGGTTCACCGAGGCGAACACGTCGAGGACTCCACCGCCGGTCTGGTCGGCGCCGGCGACCTTGCCGCCCGTGCGAGCGGAGGAGACCAGGGCGGCCTTCATCTGCTGTGCGGTCCATTCCGGGTGCGCCTGGCGAAGGACAGCCGCGGCGCCTGCGACGTGCGGAGTAGCCATCGAGGTGCCAGACATCGACTGGTAGGCGTAGACGCCGCGCCCGCCGGCATTGGCAGCCGAGATGTCGACGCCGGGGGCAGCGATCTCGGGCTTGAGCGTGTGCGTGACAGCCACGGGGCCACGGCTGGAGAACCAGGCGGTGCTGTCGTCCCGGTCCACGGCGCCGACGGTCAGTACGTCGGGCACGCACCCGGGCGAGGAGACGGTCTCGATGCCGGAGCCAGCATTGCCCGCGGCGACGACGAACAGCGTGCGCGTGTTCTGCGCGAGCTGCTTCGCGGCCTGCGCCACCGGGTCGGTGCAGTCCCCGGTCGCGGGGCTGCCCAGGCTCATGGAGACGGCGTCGGCCTCCTGGTCGACAGCCCACTGCATACCCGCGATGACCCAGGAGTCCTGACCGTACCCCCCGTCGTTGAGGACCTTCCCGATGAGCAGGGAGGTACCAGGGGCCACGCCCTTCTTGCGTCCCTCACTGGCGGCTCCGGACCCGCCGACCGTGGAGGCGGTGTGGGTTCCGTGGCCCACCCGGTCGTCGGTGGTCTTGGAGTCCGTGAAGTTCTCGGAGGCGGTAACCCGGTCCGCCAGGTCCGGGTGCTCGGCGTCCACGCCCGTGTCCAGCACGGCGACCTTGGTGTTCTTGCCGTCGTAGCCGGCCGCCCAGGCCTCGGGCGCGTGGACCTGCCGGGTGGACCGGTCCAGCGTGGCCTCGACCTTGCCGTCCAGCCACAGCTTCTTCAGCGCGGAAGCGGAACGCGAACGCGAGTCGGTGACGTCCTGCCAGAACGTGGCAGCAGTGTCCTTGTCCGCCTTGAGCGCGACGCCGCCCACGGCGGGAAGCGACAGGCTCCGTTCGGAGCCGCGAGGTGCCTTTGGTGCGCTCTTGGCGACGTCCACGCTGTTGCCGTAAGTGGCGATCAACGGGAGTGTGTCGGTGTGCCCGTCGTCGTACCCCTGGCGGATGAGCCCGGTGACGTTGAACAACTGCTCGTCGACCTTGCCCTCGCTGATGGCCTGGGCGACGCCTTCGGGATAGACGTAGAGGTCCTTGCCCGACTGGTAGGTCCGGAACATCGGCTGCGTGCCGTCCTTGTGGGGCAGCACCGCCGCCGAGCTCCGGCCCGACTTGCCCGTGGTCACGAGGACCTTGTCGCCGGTGACAAGCGTGACCATCGTCTGCTTGCCGCGCTGCTGTGCGGCCTCGCTGCCGACGACGGGGCTCTTCCCCGAGTCGGCGTCATGCGGCGTATCCGCCGCCCCGGACGGTGTGACCGCGCTGAAAGCC harbors:
- a CDS encoding S8 family peptidase is translated as MRPITRIAIGAASAAALAFSAVTPSGAADTPHDADSGKSPVVGSEAAQQRGKQTMVTLVTGDKVLVTTGKSGRSSAAVLPHKDGTQPMFRTYQSGKDLYVYPEGVAQAISEGKVDEQLFNVTGLIRQGYDDGHTDTLPLIATYGNSVDVAKSAPKAPRGSERSLSLPAVGGVALKADKDTAATFWQDVTDSRSRSASALKKLWLDGKVEATLDRSTRQVHAPEAWAAGYDGKNTKVAVLDTGVDAEHPDLADRVTASENFTDSKTTDDRVGHGTHTASTVGGSGAASEGRKKGVAPGTSLLIGKVLNDGGYGQDSWVIAGMQWAVDQEADAVSMSLGSPATGDCTDPVAQAAKQLAQNTRTLFVVAAGNAGSGIETVSSPGCVPDVLTVGAVDRDDSTAWFSSRGPVAVTHTLKPEIAAPGVDISAANAGGRGVYAYQSMSGTSMATPHVAGAAAVLRQAHPEWTAQQMKAALVSSARTGGKVAGADQTGGGVLDVFASVNQKVLAAPAVQAGSYNWPQDASDRTTVKVPFTNTGARDLTLGLKVNGVHGNDGSTVRSGIIKTEQRKVTVPAGATAQVPVQIDPTARLKDSQYGAVTGRILATGGDVHVTVPITLYVQPETVTLRVKMLDRNGKPATGPSSVDLVSLDTDKGERRSNSGAADQTYSVRPGNYSLSSFVATYDLDGAPESISYLAQPQLRITRDTTVVLDARRAHRLSLHTDRPANVDTTTFSYSRTWDDTWQISGSLTADGDVRKFYADIDGRAQNGTFEFRPTWRATGSQGGSPYAYNLTYPTRGPLHTDKVYRPKDSQLAQVTETWNAMGKEGNYLDALFVRPSGSSSDYVPVSPFGAVHVPATRIAYYTTGDDIWYHGAMTSFPFAAFMGDQERTYRTGQRSAEEWYRGPLRPAAPRDADGKPVLAAERQGNLIGIQTALWLDGSGDHWSVGGSFGDLGNLVLKRNGEKIATSAWPYDAFKVPDEDSAYELTQNLKKIPSSDPSWLRSTAVTTSWTFRSHREPDVFSRGLPILFPAYDLPADGMNTLPAQNGTKVGLSVEGHAGYTPGAITAAALSYSYDGGTTWIQATTEQRDGHWTAVLDHAGASGNQVTLRTTFTDANGNTVTQTITRAYDVR